The sequence TCATTAAAATTTTTAGTTTCTAAATCAAAAACTCCTATTATTTTAAATTTTTCTATTAAATTTTCTCCAAATAGTAAGTTAATATTATCGTTTAAATCTAAACTATTATTTTCTAAAAATCTTTTCCCTACAAGTACATTATTATCTAAAATATTACTATTTCCTAAATATACTCTATTCTTTATATTATAAATTTTATCTCCTTCATTTAAATTGATTCCTCTTATATTAATACCTTTATTTTCTCCTTCTTTAATATAAAGAGCACTTCCAATAAATGTTTTTACAATGTTTTTTATATTCTTATTATTTTGTAAATTTGATATTATTTTTTCAAATTCAAAAATTTCATTGGTATTTTTATATTTATTTCCAGATATATAAATTTCATTTAAATTATTTATAAATTTTTCATTTCTATTATTTTTAGAAATAATCTCAATATGAGGAGCATTTCCTAAAATTTTATTTATTAAATTATTTTGTAACGAAACTATAAGAGAACTTATAAATATTTGCACAGCTACTCCAAAAGCAATAGCAATTATTATAAAAAAACTTTGCCATTTTGTGTATAATAAAAATCGTATAGCTATTTTACCTTCATAATTTATCAAAATATATTTATATCCTCCTTTATATTTTCATCTTTTACAATAAAAATCTCTTTTCCTAAATTTTCTTCTATTAAGAATCCATTTAAAACAACTCTTCCTTTTATTTCTTTTAAAATTTTTTTATTATTTTTTAATAAACAAATATACTTTTTGTTATTTTTTATATAAATATATTCCTCTGGTACCAAATATGAATTTTTTATTTTTTCACTTTCAATTACAATAT is a genomic window of Cetobacterium ceti containing:
- a CDS encoding ABC transporter permease, which produces MINYEGKIAIRFLLYTKWQSFFIIIAIAFGVAVQIFISSLIVSLQNNLINKILGNAPHIEIISKNNRNEKFINNLNEIYISGNKYKNTNEIFEFEKIISNLQNNKNIKNIVKTFIGSALYIKEGENKGINIRGINLNEGDKIYNIKNRVYLGNSNILDNNVLVGKRFLENNSLDLNDNINLLFGENLIEKFKIIGVFDLETKNFNENLIIMDINTMQRIYKKKNKINKIDIQINNIFEGNKLVEKYNKYFENIEAISWTRDGQGLENALRAQTNSSRVIQGTVILGTIMSITSILTVTVLQKRKQIGILKALGGRNKSIGLIFLIEGGVLGLLGSLVGIILGTTLIMLYMKFGKPSFYIKIETYKIFYIIILGTVTGIIGAIFPLIKCFKINPLEVIKNG